In Streptomyces violaceusniger Tu 4113, one DNA window encodes the following:
- the ccrA gene encoding crotonyl-CoA carboxylase/reductase, with product MNEILDAILASDTAPEDFAALRIPESYRAVTVRKDEAEMFAGLTTREKDPRKSLHVDEVPVPELGPGEALVAVMASSVNYNSVWTSIFEPLPTFGFLERYGKLSPLAKRHDLPYHIIGSDLAGVVLRTGPGVNAWQPGAEVVAHCLSVELESSDGHNDTMLDPEQRIWGFETNFGGLAEIALVKSNQLMPKPKHLSWEEAAAPGLVNSTAYRQLVSRNGAGMKQGDNVLIWGASGGLGSYATQFALAGGANPICVVSSSQKAEICRRMGAEAIIDRTAEDYKFWKDDGTQDPREWKRFGKKIRELTGGEDVDIVFEHPGRETFGASVYVTRKGGTIVTCASTSGYTHEYDNRYLWMQLKRIIGSHFANYREAWEANRLIAKGKIHPTLSKTYRLEDTGQAAHDVHRNLHQGKVGVLCLAPEEGMGVRDQAMREQHIDGINLFRNDSSERTNKHSRDDSSARTNKHSRDDSSARTNKHSRDI from the coding sequence ATGAACGAGATACTTGACGCGATCCTGGCGTCGGACACAGCACCCGAGGACTTCGCGGCACTGCGCATCCCCGAGTCGTACCGCGCGGTGACCGTGCGCAAGGACGAGGCCGAGATGTTCGCGGGCCTCACCACCCGGGAGAAGGACCCCCGCAAGTCGTTGCACGTGGACGAGGTGCCGGTGCCGGAGCTCGGCCCCGGCGAGGCACTCGTCGCCGTGATGGCCAGCTCGGTCAACTACAACTCCGTGTGGACCTCGATCTTCGAACCGCTGCCGACCTTCGGTTTCCTGGAGCGGTACGGCAAGCTCTCCCCCCTGGCCAAGCGGCACGATCTGCCGTACCACATCATCGGATCCGACCTCGCGGGCGTCGTGCTGCGCACCGGACCCGGTGTGAACGCCTGGCAGCCGGGCGCCGAGGTCGTCGCGCACTGTCTGTCGGTCGAGCTGGAGAGCTCCGACGGCCACAACGACACCATGCTCGACCCCGAGCAGCGCATCTGGGGCTTCGAGACCAACTTCGGCGGGCTCGCCGAGATCGCCCTGGTCAAGTCCAACCAGCTGATGCCCAAGCCCAAGCATCTGAGCTGGGAGGAGGCGGCCGCCCCGGGCCTGGTCAACTCCACCGCCTACCGGCAGCTCGTCTCCCGTAACGGCGCCGGGATGAAGCAGGGCGACAACGTCCTGATCTGGGGCGCGAGCGGCGGGCTCGGCTCCTACGCCACCCAGTTCGCGCTGGCCGGCGGCGCCAACCCGATCTGCGTGGTCTCCTCGTCGCAGAAGGCCGAGATCTGCCGGCGGATGGGCGCCGAGGCGATCATCGACCGCACCGCCGAGGACTACAAGTTCTGGAAGGACGACGGCACCCAGGACCCGCGCGAGTGGAAGCGGTTCGGCAAGAAGATCCGCGAGCTGACCGGCGGCGAGGACGTGGACATCGTCTTCGAGCACCCGGGCCGGGAGACCTTCGGCGCGTCCGTTTATGTCACCCGTAAGGGCGGCACGATCGTCACCTGCGCGTCGACCTCCGGCTACACCCACGAGTACGACAACCGCTACCTGTGGATGCAGCTCAAGCGGATCATCGGCTCGCACTTCGCCAACTACCGCGAGGCGTGGGAGGCCAACCGCCTGATCGCCAAGGGCAAGATCCACCCGACGCTGTCCAAGACCTACCGGCTGGAAGACACCGGACAGGCCGCGCATGACGTCCACCGCAACCTCCACCAGGGCAAGGTCGGCGTGCTGTGCCTGGCCCCCGAGGAGGGCATGGGCGTGCGCGACCAGGCGATGCGCGAGCAGCACATCGACGGCATCAATCTGTTCCGTAACGACTCGTCGGAGCGGACCAACAAGCACAGCCGGGACGACTCCTCGGCGCGGACCAACAAGCACAGCCGTGACGACTCCTCGGCGCGGACCAACAAGCACAGCCGGGACATCTGA